A DNA window from Solanum lycopersicum chromosome 3, SLM_r2.1 contains the following coding sequences:
- the LOC101243764 gene encoding DEAD-box ATP-dependent RNA helicase 7-like — protein MPALVESETMASEDLKKLKKSGNGSSADSHKKSKKTKIDYGSDSEEIKKSKKKDKKRKALSLDDQENGNSEVLESINLNEDEKKKKKKKKKKKEEDEAKLVEEDSEEKEEDPNALSNFRISVPLKEVLNAKGINALFPIQAMTFDTILDGSDLVGRARTGQGKTLAFVLPILESLINGPTKVSRKTGYGRAPSVLVLLPTRELALQVFADFEVYGGAVGLTSCCLYGNSPMGQQQVQLKRGVDIVVGTPGRIKDHIERGNIDFRSLKFRVLDEVDEMLKIGFVDDVEFILGKVEDASQVQTLLFSATLPSWVKHISSKFLKPDKKTADLVGDEKMKASKNVRHIIIPCSSSARSQLIPDIIRCYSSGGRTIIFTETRGYASELAGILPGARALHGDIQQSQREITLSGFRSGKFLTLVATNVAARGLDIDNVQLIIQCEPPRDVEAYIHRSGRTGRAGNTGIAVMLYDPKKSNISKIERESGVKFEHLSAPQPADVAKAAGKEAAEAIAEISDSVIPAFKAAAEELLHTSELSPAELLAKALAKAAGYSEIKSRSLLSSMENCVTLLLECGRPIFSPSFAYNVLRGFLTEDKVESIKGLTLTADGKGAVFDVSADDLDTFLAGKNAQGVSLEVVTELPRLQEKDQQRGGRFGGGRGDRRNGGRFSGGRGGGGRGYGNFGRRW, from the exons ATGCCTGCACTTGTTGAAAGTGAAACAATGGCGTCTGAAGATTTGAAGAAGCTGAAGAAGAGCGGAAATGGGTCATCCGCCGACTCCCATAAGAAGTCGAAGAAGACCAAGATTGATTATGGGTCTGATTCAGAGGAGATAAAGAAGAGTAAGAAGAAAGATAAGAAGCGTAAAGCTTTAAGCTTGGATGATCAGGAGAATGGAAATTCTGAGGTTTTGGAATCGATTAATCTGAATGAGgatgaaaagaagaagaagaaaaagaagaagaagaaaaaggaggaGGATGAGGCTAAATTGGTGGAGGAGGATAGTGAGGAGAAAGAGGAGGATCCTAATGCGTTGTCTAATTTTAGGATTTCAGTGCCACTGAAAGAAGTTTTGAATGCCAAAGGGATAAATGCGCTGTTTCCTATTCAAGCTATGACTTTTGATACCATATTGGATGGGTCTGACTTGGTTGGTCGAGCTCGCACTGGTCAG GGCAAAACATTAGCCTTTGTGTTGCCCATATTGGAGTCCCTGATAAATGGACCTACTAAAGTATCACGGAAAACAGGGTATGGGAGGGCTCCAAGTGTCCTAGTGCTTTTACCTACTAGGGAGTTGGCACTTCAG GTGTTTGCTGACTTTGAAGTGTATGGTGGGGCTGTGGGGCTAACTTCATGTTGTTTATATGGAAATTCACCCATGGGACAACAACAAGTTCAACTAAAAAGAGGAGTTGATATCGTCGTAGGTACTCCTGGAAGAATTAAG GACCACATCGAAAGAGGAAATATTGATTTCAGGTCCCTAAAGTTCCGTGTTCTTGATGAAGTTGATGAAATGTTGAAAATTGGTTTTGttgatgatgttgaatttatatTAG GCAAGGTAGAAGATGCAAGCCAAGTTCAAACACTTCTTTTCAGTGCAACTTTGCCGAGCTGGGTGAAGCAT ATATCTTCGAAGTTTCTCAAACCTGATAAGAAAACAGCTGATCTTGTTGGTGATGAGAAAATGAAGGCCAGCAAGAATGTGAGGCATATTATTATACCATGCTCTAGTTCAGCCAGATCTCAGCTGATTCCTGATATAATTCGCTGCTACAGCAG TGGTGGACGCACAATTATTTTCACTGAGACAAGGGGTTATGCTTCGGAGCTAGCTGGCATATTGCCTGGGGCACGTGCTTTGCATGGAGACATACAACAATCCCAGCGTGAg ATTACACTTTCTGGATTCAGATCAGGAAAGTTCCTTACATTAGTGGCCACAAATGTAGCGGCCCGTGGGTTGGATATCGACAACGTTCAGTTAATTATTCAG TGTGAGCCTCCACGTGATGTTGAAGCGTATATTCATCGATCAGGCAGGACAGGACGAGCAG GAAATACTGGTATTGCTGTAATGCTTTACGATCCTAAGAAGTCCAACATCTCTAAGATTGAAAGAGAATCTGGTGTCAAGTTCGAGCATCTGTCTGCTCCACAGCCAGCTGATGTTGCCAAAGCTGCTGGGAAAGAAGCAGCAGAAGCAATTGCTGAAATTTCTGATAG TGTAATACCTGCTTTCAAGGCTGCTGCAGAGGAACTTCTACATACCTCTGAACTATCACCAGCTGAATTGCTTGCGAAGGCACTTGCCAAGGCAGCT GGCTACTCTGAGATCAAGAGTCGTTCGCTTCTTTCTTCCATGGAGAACTGTGTTACTCTACTTCTTGAGTGCGGGAGGCCCATATTTTCACCTTC CTTTGCATATAATGTTTTGCGGGGGTTCCTAACTGAGGACAAGGTTGAATCAATCAAAGGTCTTACTTTGACAGCAGATGGAAAGGGCGCAGTTTTTGATGTATCTGCTGATGACCTGGACACATTTCTAGCTG GGAAGAACGCACAAGGTGTAAGCTTAGAGGTAGTAACAGAACTGCCCCGGTTGCAAGAGAAAGATCAGCAGAGAGGCGGAAGATTTGGTGGTGGTCGCGGTGACAGGAGAAATGGAGGTCGATTTTCTGGAGGCAGAGGTGGTGGTGGGAGAGGTTATGGAAACTTTGGCCGTAGATGGTGA
- the LOC112941129 gene encoding agamous-like MADS-box protein AGL62, giving the protein MVKIENEDARYTTFSKRRSTLYKKASELVGKYDVDVGITLFSPTDKPYSFFHPTVDVVVDRILNPNTQPSEDNSIAIASYRNKVKDQKVELDELDIIERGISNSTFGTKETNMKNIWESFMKFNEDEVNELELWLNSIDFDLKNYLSQLENNVSSSTQAPPKNVG; this is encoded by the coding sequence ATGgtcaaaatagaaaatgaagatGCTCGATACACAACATTTTCAAAGCGTCGATCAACATTATATAAAAAAGCTAGTGAATTGGTTGGAAAATACGATGTTGATGTGGGGATAACATTATTTTCTCCGACTGATAAACCCTACTCTTTTTTTCACCCTAcagttgatgttgttgttgatcgTATTCTCAATCCAAATACACAGCCAAGTGAAGATAACAGCATCGCGATTGCAAGTTATCGAAACAAAGTGAAGGATCAAAAAGTTGAGCTTGACGAGCTTGATATCATAGAAAGAGGTATATCTAATTCGACATTTGGCACTAAGGAAActaacatgaaaaatatatgggaatcctttatgaaatttaatgaaGATGAGGTGAATGAACTCGAGCTTTGGCTGAACTctattgattttgatttgaaaaattatttatcgcAGCTGGAAAATAATGTTTCTTCCTCTACACAAGCACCTCCAAAAAATGTTggttag